The following proteins are co-located in the Streptococcus downei MFe28 genome:
- a CDS encoding glycerophosphoryl diester phosphodiesterase membrane domain-containing protein: MSPSFRSLLKESWRNLRENFWTYLLTALILQIFLAYLAKGLLSFVFNRVVGFAGIVSLTPSTWSAIASHPLALVFFLLYLLILAGVIYLEFAILTITVAKTYRPLSVRQVIKGLPKKMAGLCGPQLLVFLFYLILMVPLANYGLRSSLLAHFKIPDFIADELMKSSAGKWVYFISLASIAYLNLRFIYFLPLYTISELKPSQIFRQSWQLTKGRQLKVLALFGFYSLIASLLLVIIYSGAVLVFGGLDQSGNNLLLETSLYSLVKAVNFAFIVSLKFILIIVLTSHLLSLEKYQQELTYLSKTNQSWHLPKWSRLLLPLTLLVWLISNGLSLYLLKTNPKAIMIAHRGDVNQGVENSITAMRAAHKAGADYSEMDVVMTKDHQFVVSHDNNLKRLTGLDWNISDMTLAQVTKLKTHQNGYSDHIASLDEFMKAAQACHQKIAIELKPYGHESSNYVDLFIKKLKVLKAVKGNKIMSLKLPVIEEVERKLPQANTGYLVSLQFGPFAPHKVDFYAIEEFSYNEVVAYSAYQQKKELYVWTINDDSQLLRFLHSPVNGIITDRLKDFQANKKDINSSNSYYDRVIRLLDIELANN; the protein is encoded by the coding sequence ATGTCACCATCCTTTAGAAGCCTTTTAAAAGAATCCTGGCGGAATTTACGAGAGAACTTTTGGACCTACCTGCTGACTGCCCTTATCTTGCAGATTTTTCTGGCTTATTTGGCTAAGGGGCTCCTGTCCTTTGTCTTTAATCGGGTTGTCGGTTTTGCAGGGATAGTCAGTCTGACCCCCAGCACTTGGTCTGCCATCGCTAGTCATCCGCTAGCTCTGGTCTTTTTCTTGCTCTACCTGCTCATTCTGGCAGGGGTCATTTATCTGGAATTTGCCATCCTAACAATTACTGTGGCCAAGACCTACAGACCCTTATCAGTCCGCCAGGTGATTAAAGGTCTTCCTAAAAAAATGGCTGGCCTCTGTGGCCCTCAACTTTTGGTTTTCTTATTCTACCTGATTTTGATGGTTCCCTTGGCCAACTATGGTCTTCGGTCCAGCCTGCTGGCCCACTTCAAAATTCCTGACTTTATTGCAGATGAGTTGATGAAATCAAGTGCTGGAAAATGGGTTTACTTTATTAGCTTGGCTAGCATTGCCTACCTCAACCTCCGCTTTATTTATTTCCTTCCCCTCTATACGATTAGCGAGCTCAAACCCAGTCAAATTTTTAGACAATCTTGGCAACTGACCAAGGGACGACAGCTAAAGGTTCTAGCCCTCTTTGGCTTTTATAGCCTGATAGCCAGTCTCCTTCTTGTCATTATCTACAGCGGAGCTGTCTTAGTTTTTGGTGGCCTTGACCAATCGGGTAATAATCTTCTGCTAGAAACAAGCCTCTATAGCCTAGTGAAAGCAGTCAACTTCGCCTTTATTGTTAGTCTCAAATTTATCCTCATCATTGTCTTGACCAGCCATCTTTTGAGCCTGGAAAAATATCAGCAAGAGCTCACTTATCTCTCTAAGACCAATCAAAGCTGGCACTTACCCAAGTGGTCTAGACTCCTTCTCCCCCTTACGCTCTTAGTCTGGTTGATTTCAAATGGCCTAAGCCTTTATCTCCTGAAAACCAATCCCAAGGCAATCATGATTGCCCATCGGGGGGACGTTAACCAGGGTGTCGAAAATTCCATCACCGCCATGCGGGCGGCCCATAAGGCTGGGGCTGATTATTCAGAAATGGATGTTGTCATGACCAAGGATCATCAGTTCGTGGTCAGTCACGACAATAACCTCAAACGCCTAACTGGCCTTGACTGGAATATTTCCGATATGACCCTGGCCCAAGTCACCAAGCTTAAGACACATCAAAATGGTTATAGCGACCATATTGCCTCCCTAGATGAATTTATGAAGGCGGCCCAGGCCTGCCACCAAAAGATTGCTATTGAATTAAAGCCTTACGGCCATGAATCCAGCAACTATGTTGACTTATTTATTAAGAAACTCAAGGTCTTAAAGGCGGTGAAAGGCAATAAAATTATGTCTCTAAAACTCCCTGTCATCGAGGAAGTTGAGCGCAAGCTCCCCCAAGCGAATACTGGCTATCTAGTTTCCCTCCAATTTGGCCCCTTTGCTCCTCACAAGGTAGATTTTTACGCTATTGAAGAGTTCTCCTACAATGAGGTTGTTGCCTATTCTGCTTACCAGCAGAAAAAAGAACTCTATGTCTGGACCATCAATGATGATAGCCAACTGCTACGCTTCTTGCACAGCCCAGTCAATGGCATCATCACCGATAGACTGAAAGACTTCCAAGCCAATAAAAAGGACATCAACTCCTCTAACTCCTACTACGACCGTGTCATCCGACTCT
- a CDS encoding metallophosphoesterase gives MTKLAIMSDLHIDLNQFGDFEKDSLLETLQETGISHLHLAGDISNHHQDISLPFIQELEKSLKVTYNLGNHDMLDLTDKEIDQLDFQVYSIGKRQLLAFHGWYDYSFSQEPTDKVLRRKKTFWFDRRLNRQASDPEITDKVFLKLEEQLKRLDTNRLILAMHFVPHQDFTMTHPKFSPFNAFLGSQRFHQLFVKYGVKDVVFGHEHRSYGRVTLDGVHYHSHPLGYIREWDLTIDFVSNHPELNPSGTWNLSKRYNLVRKKPAYQAYKKEQFKNELIKSMTLFDC, from the coding sequence ATGACAAAATTAGCCATTATGAGTGACCTCCACATTGACCTTAATCAATTTGGAGACTTTGAAAAAGACAGCCTACTTGAGACCTTGCAAGAGACAGGGATTTCCCACCTCCACCTAGCAGGGGACATTTCCAACCACCATCAGGACATTTCCCTTCCCTTCATCCAAGAACTAGAAAAGTCTCTCAAGGTCACCTACAATTTAGGCAATCATGATATGCTGGATTTGACGGACAAGGAGATTGACCAACTGGACTTTCAGGTCTATAGCATAGGAAAGCGCCAGCTCCTTGCCTTTCACGGCTGGTATGATTACTCCTTTAGCCAAGAGCCGACTGATAAGGTGCTCAGGCGCAAGAAGACCTTCTGGTTTGACCGCAGGCTCAATCGTCAAGCATCTGACCCTGAAATTACAGACAAGGTCTTCCTTAAGCTGGAGGAGCAACTCAAGCGTTTGGATACCAACAGACTCATCCTTGCCATGCACTTCGTGCCCCATCAGGATTTCACCATGACCCATCCCAAGTTTTCCCCCTTTAATGCCTTTTTAGGAAGCCAACGCTTTCACCAGCTCTTTGTTAAGTACGGTGTTAAGGATGTGGTCTTTGGTCACGAGCACCGCTCATACGGTCGAGTCACCCTTGATGGGGTTCATTATCATTCCCATCCTCTGGGCTATATTAGAGAATGGGATCTGACTATTGATTTTGTTTCCAACCATCCCGAGCTCAATCCCAGCGGAACCTGGAACCTGTCCAAACGTTACAACCTAGTCCGAAAGAAACCAGCCTACCAAGCCTACAAAAAAGAGCAGTTCAAAAACGAGCTCATCAAGTCCATGACCCTATTTGATTGTTAG
- the queG gene encoding tRNA epoxyqueuosine(34) reductase QueG, whose amino-acid sequence MDIKADIQKLAKEIGISKIGFTTADDFAYLEKSLRASVEEGRNSGFEHKNIEERIDPKLSLASAKTIISIAVAYPRQLPTQPPKTQYKRGKITPNSWGLDYHHVLNDKLNRLAKGIEELCADFPLEHKGMVDTGALVDTAVAQRAGIGFIGKNGLVISREYGSYMFLGELITNLEIEPDSPVDYGCGDCRRCLDACPTSCLLGNGSMDAKRCLSFQTQDKGMMAMEFRKKIKTVIYGCDICQICCPYNKGIQNPLATPIDPDLAWPELLPFLDLSNSDFKKKFGQIAGSWRGKNILQRNAIIALANAHDRNAVVKLMEIIDKNNNPIHTATAIWALGEIVKKPDQAIKDYMRDLAPQEEAAKQEWQLVCDKWQI is encoded by the coding sequence ATGGATATTAAGGCAGACATTCAAAAATTGGCCAAGGAGATTGGCATTTCAAAAATCGGATTTACGACAGCCGATGATTTTGCTTATTTGGAAAAATCCCTGAGGGCTTCGGTCGAAGAAGGGAGAAATTCTGGTTTTGAGCATAAAAATATTGAGGAGCGGATTGACCCTAAGCTCAGTCTAGCCTCGGCAAAGACCATCATCTCAATCGCTGTGGCCTATCCTCGGCAATTACCAACTCAGCCGCCCAAGACCCAATACAAGCGGGGCAAGATTACTCCGAATTCCTGGGGCCTGGACTACCATCATGTTCTCAACGATAAGCTAAATCGCTTAGCAAAGGGCATTGAAGAGCTCTGTGCCGACTTTCCTCTGGAGCACAAGGGCATGGTGGATACTGGTGCCTTGGTAGACACGGCGGTCGCCCAGCGGGCTGGTATCGGTTTTATTGGCAAGAATGGTCTGGTTATCTCTAGGGAATATGGCTCCTACATGTTTCTAGGTGAGCTGATTACCAATCTGGAAATTGAGCCTGACAGTCCTGTTGACTATGGCTGTGGTGATTGCCGTCGCTGTCTGGATGCCTGTCCCACCTCCTGCCTGCTTGGCAATGGATCCATGGATGCCAAGCGTTGTCTGTCTTTTCAGACCCAGGACAAGGGCATGATGGCCATGGAATTTCGTAAGAAAATCAAGACGGTCATCTACGGCTGTGACATCTGCCAAATCTGCTGTCCCTACAATAAGGGAATTCAAAACCCTCTAGCAACCCCAATTGACCCAGACCTGGCCTGGCCTGAACTCTTGCCTTTTCTGGACTTATCCAATAGCGATTTCAAGAAAAAATTTGGTCAGATTGCTGGCTCTTGGCGGGGCAAAAATATTCTCCAGCGCAATGCCATTATTGCCCTAGCCAATGCCCATGATCGCAATGCCGTCGTTAAGCTCATGGAAATTATTGACAAGAATAACAATCCTATTCACACAGCAACAGCCATCTGGGCTCTGGGGGAAATTGTCAAAAAACCAGACCAGGCTATCAAGGATTATATGCGGGATTTGGCTCCTCAGGAGGAGGCGGCCAAGCAGGAATGGCAACTGGTTTGTGACAAATGGCAAATTTAA
- the prfB gene encoding peptide chain release factor 2 (programmed frameshift) has translation MEVAEIRQKIVENQEKLTSFRRSLDLDRLEEDIALLENKMTEPDFWDDNITAQKTSQELNELKQTYDTFNQMEELSEESELYLEMLEEDASVQGDLEETLAKLDKMMTSYEMTLLLSEPYDNNNAILEIHPGSGGTEAQDWGDMLLRMYQRYGNAKGFKVEVLDYQAGDEAGIKSVTLSFEGPHAYGLLKSEMGVHRLVRISPFDSAKRRHTSFTSIEVMPELDDTIEVEIRDDDLKMDTFRSGGAGGQNVNKVSTGVRLTHIPTGIVVASTVDRTQYGNRDRAMKMLQAKLYQLEQEKKAQEVSALKGDKKEITWGSQIRSYVFTPYTMVKDHRTGYEVAQVDKVMDGDIDGFIDAYLKWRLEE, from the exons ATGGAAGTGGCTGAAATCCGCCAAAAAATAGTAGAAAATCAAGAGAAGTTGACTAGCTTCAGGAGGTCTCTT GACCTCGATCGTCTAGAGGAAGACATTGCCCTTCTGGAAAATAAGATGACCGAGCCTGACTTTTGGGACGATAACATCACCGCCCAAAAGACTTCTCAGGAGCTCAACGAGCTCAAGCAGACCTACGACACCTTTAATCAAATGGAGGAGCTCTCCGAAGAGTCTGAGCTCTATCTAGAAATGCTGGAAGAGGATGCTAGCGTCCAAGGAGACTTGGAGGAGACCCTAGCCAAGCTGGACAAGATGATGACCAGCTATGAGATGACCCTGCTCTTATCCGAACCCTATGATAATAACAATGCCATCTTGGAAATCCATCCAGGCTCTGGTGGTACCGAGGCCCAAGACTGGGGCGATATGCTTTTGCGGATGTACCAGCGCTATGGGAATGCCAAAGGCTTCAAGGTGGAAGTGTTGGATTATCAGGCAGGAGATGAAGCTGGGATTAAGTCGGTCACCCTCTCCTTTGAAGGACCCCATGCCTATGGCTTGCTTAAGTCTGAGATGGGGGTTCACCGGCTGGTGCGGATTTCCCCCTTTGATTCGGCCAAGCGTCGTCATACCTCCTTTACCTCGATTGAAGTCATGCCCGAATTGGATGATACCATTGAAGTGGAAATTCGTGATGACGATCTGAAAATGGATACCTTCCGCTCTGGTGGAGCCGGTGGACAAAATGTCAACAAGGTTTCAACCGGTGTTCGTCTGACCCATATTCCGACAGGGATTGTCGTGGCTTCAACGGTTGACCGGACCCAGTATGGTAACCGCGACCGAGCTATGAAGATGTTGCAGGCCAAGCTCTATCAATTGGAGCAGGAGAAGAAGGCGCAGGAAGTTTCTGCCCTCAAGGGTGATAAAAAAGAAATCACCTGGGGCTCGCAGATTCGATCCTATGTCTTCACCCCCTACACCATGGTCAAGGATCATAGAACCGGCTACGAAGTTGCCCAGGTTGACAAGGTCATGGACGGAGATATTGATGGTTTCATCGATGCCTACCTCAAATGGCGATTAGAAGAATGA
- the ftsE gene encoding cell division ATP-binding protein FtsE, with protein MALIELKRVSKKYSHGSTALRDISLDVRNGEFVYIVGPSGAGKSTLIRMLYREEEASRGSIKVGQFRLNKIKKRQIPILRRSIGVVFQDYKLLNHKTVYENVAFAMEVIGERPRYIKKRVKEVLGLVGLKYKERSFPNQLSGGEQQRVAIARALVNNPKVLIADEPTGNLDPEISEEIMRLLERINQDGTTVLMATHNSSIVNSHRHRVLAIEDGRLVRDEEEGEYGYDD; from the coding sequence ATGGCACTTATTGAACTAAAACGAGTCTCAAAGAAGTACTCTCATGGTTCGACTGCCCTGCGTGACATTAGTCTTGATGTCAGAAATGGTGAATTCGTCTATATCGTTGGACCATCAGGGGCGGGGAAATCAACCCTGATTCGGATGCTCTACCGTGAAGAAGAAGCCAGTCGGGGCTCCATTAAGGTGGGGCAATTCCGCCTTAACAAGATTAAGAAGCGGCAAATTCCTATCCTGCGTCGCTCTATTGGTGTAGTCTTTCAGGACTACAAATTGCTCAACCATAAGACCGTTTATGAAAATGTCGCTTTCGCCATGGAAGTTATTGGTGAACGGCCTCGTTACATCAAAAAACGAGTCAAGGAGGTTCTGGGGCTGGTAGGGCTCAAGTATAAAGAGCGTTCTTTCCCAAACCAACTTTCTGGTGGTGAACAGCAGCGGGTAGCCATTGCTCGGGCCTTGGTCAATAATCCCAAGGTCTTGATTGCGGATGAACCAACTGGTAACTTGGACCCTGAAATTTCTGAAGAAATTATGCGACTTCTGGAACGTATCAACCAAGATGGAACAACTGTTTTGATGGCGACCCACAATAGTAGCATCGTCAATAGCCACCGACACCGTGTCTTAGCTATCGAGGATGGCCGTCTGGTCCGTGATGAAGAGGAAGGAGAGTACGGTTACGATGATTAG
- the ftsX gene encoding permease-like cell division protein FtsX has translation MIRTFFRHLKESFVSLKRQGWMTFAAVSSVTITLTLVGIVIGILLNVSKLSEDLEHNLTINVYMDTNVFDNSQTKADGTPNDDYHAIYKQIEQINGVASIKFSSKNDQLADLQKQYGNAWTYDESSNPLFDAYIVKVKSAKEMKSISEEMKRIKGVNDARYGGVDTDRLTAVSGQIRLWGLVGAAVFILVAIFLISNTIRITIMSRKDDIIIMRLVGAKNSYIRTPFFFEGAWFGVLGAILPSLIIYYLYNLAWTRINPNLAAENLGLYPINPYLYYLIGGIFLVGIVIGSIGSMISIRRYLKA, from the coding sequence ATGATTAGAACTTTTTTCCGTCACTTAAAAGAATCCTTTGTCAGTCTTAAGCGTCAAGGCTGGATGACCTTCGCAGCGGTTTCATCAGTGACGATTACATTGACTCTTGTTGGAATTGTCATTGGTATCTTGCTCAACGTCAGCAAACTGAGCGAAGATTTAGAGCACAATTTGACCATTAATGTCTATATGGATACTAATGTTTTTGATAACTCTCAGACTAAGGCTGATGGAACACCCAATGATGACTACCATGCCATCTATAAACAGATTGAGCAAATTAATGGTGTGGCCTCTATTAAATTCTCTAGTAAGAATGATCAATTAGCAGATTTGCAAAAGCAATATGGGAATGCCTGGACCTATGATGAATCTTCCAACCCCCTCTTTGATGCCTATATCGTCAAGGTTAAATCGGCTAAAGAGATGAAGAGTATCTCCGAAGAAATGAAGCGCATCAAAGGCGTTAATGATGCCCGATATGGTGGCGTTGATACGGACCGCTTGACGGCTGTTTCTGGGCAAATTCGATTATGGGGCTTAGTAGGAGCGGCTGTCTTTATTCTGGTGGCTATCTTCCTAATTTCTAATACCATTCGGATTACCATCATGTCCCGTAAGGATGATATCATCATCATGCGTTTGGTTGGGGCCAAGAATTCCTACATTCGGACTCCTTTCTTCTTCGAAGGAGCTTGGTTTGGCGTTTTGGGAGCCATCTTGCCTTCCTTGATTATTTATTATCTCTACAATTTGGCCTGGACCCGCATTAATCCAAACTTAGCCGCAGAAAATCTTGGCCTTTATCCTATCAATCCCTATCTCTATTACTTGATTGGCGGGATCTTCCTTGTCGGTATTGTCATCGGTTCTATTGGTTCCATGATTTCTATCCGCAGGTATTTGAAGGCCTGA
- a CDS encoding zinc ribbon domain-containing protein: MATKERWTELFEDVVGRKPNPQEFMAGKESGFSPKEIRRIAGIENADGALASAQAVTQSADDEKGDSQARSNASANHLAHPDTLAEDGLDQSQEDAWISAFQKYVGRQPRPEEFLIGKAAAFNLTSINQFLNSSPKPLKPPMARWKKFTIAFTSLLVIALISVIIYGSHYYSRESVADRYLQVAGKDFNKQLDYEVWADNKKAISNADLKYTNKSKVLANTNKSDLLKGSNMVQVGRQYLLFPKWKVAVKPASAEISTNTKDLKITINDVEFKTSDSDKYSATLKRLYPGTYDFVASGKVNGQKLEVSSQKKFPLSGSSSSNNSKGSQEVTLNVKYLSFTLNSNLTDGDVYVGSKKIGSMKNGQYSASKLAVTDSASVYVQKKFSDGTSVKSETTSIEDISDGDSLNLDADGILDRDTADDLITAAYSKMQTYAVDNTTPDNLTDIFQGGTDNSMYKDVKDMIDTNTINAKVRKADSITFNDVDVTSVTQTSAKSYTVNFTVVCDFYYSYDSDHKSSGDIKDKVSWSAKVDYQGSKSSSSSSDNDYDSYSSYSDYIITGKNGTSQNVSREDTVK; the protein is encoded by the coding sequence ATGGCTACAAAAGAAAGATGGACAGAATTATTTGAAGATGTGGTCGGTCGTAAGCCCAACCCGCAGGAATTTATGGCTGGGAAGGAAAGCGGCTTTTCACCCAAGGAGATTCGGCGGATTGCTGGGATTGAAAATGCTGACGGCGCACTTGCTAGCGCCCAGGCTGTCACCCAGTCAGCTGATGATGAAAAAGGGGACTCTCAAGCCAGGTCCAATGCTTCAGCTAACCATCTAGCCCATCCAGACACCTTAGCCGAAGATGGTTTGGACCAATCTCAAGAAGATGCCTGGATTTCAGCCTTTCAAAAATACGTTGGTCGTCAGCCACGACCTGAAGAATTTCTAATTGGTAAGGCGGCTGCTTTTAATTTAACCAGTATCAATCAGTTCTTAAATTCCAGTCCCAAGCCTCTTAAGCCACCCATGGCTCGCTGGAAGAAATTTACCATTGCTTTTACTAGCTTACTGGTTATTGCCTTGATTAGTGTCATTATCTATGGCAGTCACTACTATTCGAGGGAATCAGTAGCCGACCGTTATTTGCAGGTGGCGGGCAAGGATTTTAATAAGCAGTTGGACTATGAAGTTTGGGCTGACAATAAAAAAGCCATTTCCAATGCGGATTTGAAGTACACCAACAAGTCCAAGGTGCTAGCCAACACCAATAAGTCGGATTTACTCAAGGGTTCAAACATGGTGCAGGTCGGTCGCCAATACCTGCTCTTTCCTAAGTGGAAGGTAGCCGTTAAGCCGGCGTCGGCAGAAATTTCGACCAATACCAAGGACCTTAAAATCACCATCAATGATGTCGAATTCAAGACTTCTGATAGTGATAAGTATAGTGCGACCTTGAAACGCCTCTATCCTGGTACTTATGATTTTGTTGCTTCTGGTAAGGTTAATGGCCAAAAGCTAGAAGTCAGCTCGCAAAAGAAATTTCCCCTAAGTGGTTCTAGCTCTTCTAACAATTCTAAAGGTTCTCAGGAGGTTACCCTCAATGTGAAGTATCTCAGCTTCACCCTCAATAGTAACCTGACAGATGGGGATGTCTATGTTGGTAGTAAGAAGATTGGTAGCATGAAGAATGGCCAATATTCGGCTTCTAAGCTGGCAGTAACCGATAGCGCCTCGGTCTATGTTCAGAAGAAATTTAGCGATGGGACTAGTGTCAAATCAGAAACGACCTCCATTGAAGACATCAGCGATGGCGACAGTCTCAACCTGGATGCCGATGGTATCTTGGACCGCGATACAGCGGATGATTTGATCACAGCGGCCTATAGCAAGATGCAGACCTATGCGGTGGACAATACGACGCCAGATAACCTGACCGACATCTTCCAAGGTGGTACTGATAATAGCATGTATAAGGATGTCAAAGATATGATTGACACTAATACGATTAATGCTAAGGTTCGTAAGGCCGATAGTATCACCTTCAACGATGTTGATGTAACTAGTGTGACCCAGACCTCTGCCAAGTCCTATACCGTTAATTTCACGGTTGTTTGTGACTTCTATTATTCCTATGATTCAGACCATAAGTCATCTGGCGATATTAAGGATAAGGTCTCCTGGTCAGCCAAGGTTGATTATCAAGGAAGCAAGTCTAGCTCAAGCTCTAGTGATAACGATTATGATAGCTATTCCAGCTATTCAGATTACATCATCACAGGAAAAAATGGGACTTCTCAGAATGTTAGTCGTGAGGATACCGTAAAATAA
- a CDS encoding Hsp70 family protein: MKYALGIDLGTTNSVMAIVKNPEQKPEIIPMGANDESLLQSALYFSDINGKSRVFFGSSAVNRGLNSGIIDYFKQDFKRDIARDVESEAPNHVRVNSIILSALILNEFKKRSDIVSMELGVDLIHDAVITVPAYFTSEQRRATKNAGRLAGLNILRIINEPTAAAISYAHEKGVSGKVLVYDLGGGTFDVTVMDVDNHHYNILATDGNHRLGGIDFDKRLVKFIESKLEEQGLNMTMLSAKEKFQLRYQAEKIKIALSVDETAFYETYTDQGAFGVEISREEFRQQIADLLKDTMIKVQSTMTAAKINWDELDHILLVGGSTRMPLVREAIEAMSGQQPTYSINPDTIVAEGASIIANLIANDAVSFEEETDGQSTETQAGKMVIRDITSQGLGMLLRKSPQKDYPFVGDFFNKVVVARNTPIPTLKNYDIYAVSDGQDTFRVRITEGNYENPLSVKPILEIREQLAHPRRKGEKIAQIRFAFDTEQMVHIGVFDGLTGQLINRYRINTEVESESHFVEDDLSELKAVYDKFVQ; the protein is encoded by the coding sequence GTGAAGTACGCTTTAGGAATCGATCTTGGAACGACCAATTCGGTTATGGCCATTGTTAAAAATCCCGAGCAAAAGCCGGAAATTATACCGATGGGGGCTAATGATGAGTCCCTTTTACAATCGGCCCTTTATTTTTCCGACATCAATGGAAAATCTCGGGTCTTTTTTGGCTCATCGGCTGTTAATCGTGGTCTTAATTCAGGAATTATTGACTACTTTAAACAGGATTTTAAGCGGGATATTGCACGGGATGTCGAAAGCGAAGCCCCTAACCATGTCAGGGTCAATTCCATTATCCTGTCGGCTCTGATTCTTAATGAATTCAAGAAACGCTCGGATATTGTCTCTATGGAGTTAGGGGTGGACCTTATCCACGATGCTGTTATCACGGTGCCAGCCTATTTCACCTCTGAGCAAAGAAGGGCCACCAAGAATGCCGGTCGCTTGGCTGGTCTTAATATCCTGCGGATTATTAATGAACCGACCGCAGCAGCTATTTCCTATGCCCATGAGAAGGGTGTTAGTGGTAAGGTTCTGGTCTATGACTTAGGAGGTGGAACCTTTGATGTCACCGTCATGGATGTTGACAATCATCACTACAATATTCTAGCAACGGATGGTAACCACCGTCTGGGAGGAATAGACTTTGACAAACGCCTGGTCAAATTTATTGAGTCTAAGCTTGAAGAGCAGGGGCTCAATATGACCATGTTGTCTGCCAAGGAGAAGTTCCAGCTACGTTATCAGGCGGAAAAGATTAAAATTGCCCTCTCGGTAGATGAAACGGCCTTTTATGAAACCTATACAGACCAAGGGGCCTTTGGTGTGGAAATCAGTCGGGAGGAATTCCGCCAACAGATTGCTGACCTGCTCAAGGATACCATGATTAAGGTACAGTCAACCATGACGGCAGCCAAAATTAATTGGGATGAATTGGACCATATTCTCTTGGTTGGTGGTTCGACCAGAATGCCCCTAGTGCGTGAGGCTATCGAAGCCATGTCTGGCCAACAGCCAACCTACAGTATCAATCCCGATACCATCGTTGCAGAAGGGGCCAGCATTATTGCCAACCTCATCGCCAATGATGCTGTCAGTTTTGAAGAAGAAACAGACGGCCAGTCGACTGAAACCCAAGCTGGGAAAATGGTCATTAGGGATATTACCTCCCAAGGTTTGGGCATGCTCCTAAGGAAGTCTCCCCAAAAAGACTATCCCTTTGTCGGCGATTTCTTCAATAAGGTGGTCGTAGCCCGCAACACCCCGATTCCGACCCTAAAGAACTATGATATTTATGCGGTTTCTGATGGTCAGGATACCTTTCGTGTCCGCATTACCGAAGGCAATTATGAGAATCCTCTGAGCGTTAAGCCTATCCTGGAAATCAGGGAGCAGCTGGCTCATCCTCGGCGTAAAGGCGAAAAAATTGCCCAAATCCGTTTTGCTTTCGATACCGAACAGATGGTTCATATCGGTGTTTTTGACGGCCTAACTGGTCAATTGATTAACCGCTATCGGATTAATACCGAGGTTGAAAGTGAAAGTCACTTTGTTGAGGATGATCTGTCGGAACTCAAGGCAGTTTATGATAAATTTGTTCAATGA
- a CDS encoding ATP-binding cassette domain-containing protein, with translation MNQVHQITFKHICFKYKGNQDLLFHDLDLTLKTGELVGILGSSGSGKTTLTEILLERLKPTCQEFQILEDGQPQRPEKNRWSYVPQQNLLRDYLKVKEIFKVYADGNLKHHSKAERQSLPLEIARDLGLSEFWNKKISELSGGQKRRVSIGIELLSDSPYFVLDEPSSGLDALSDRNLLRTLKILAQTANKAIVVITHNTENLAIFDKLIFLSKGLPKFVGSFEDLLKEFQTTDEYEISKYLDLSLAEVYQEVQTSGRIYRI, from the coding sequence ATGAATCAAGTGCACCAAATTACTTTTAAACATATTTGTTTCAAATACAAGGGGAACCAGGACCTCCTTTTTCATGATTTGGACCTGACCCTAAAAACAGGTGAGCTGGTTGGTATTCTGGGCTCTTCTGGTAGTGGCAAAACGACCCTGACAGAAATTCTTCTCGAGCGTCTCAAGCCTACCTGTCAGGAATTTCAAATCTTAGAGGATGGCCAACCCCAAAGGCCAGAAAAAAATCGGTGGAGCTATGTCCCCCAACAGAACCTCTTGCGGGACTACCTCAAGGTCAAGGAAATTTTCAAGGTCTATGCTGATGGGAATTTGAAGCACCATTCCAAGGCTGAACGCCAGTCCCTTCCTCTGGAGATCGCCAGAGACCTAGGCTTGAGCGAATTTTGGAATAAGAAAATTTCTGAATTGAGCGGTGGTCAAAAACGGCGGGTCAGCATTGGTATTGAACTGCTGAGTGACTCTCCCTACTTTGTCCTGGATGAGCCTTCCAGCGGTCTAGATGCCCTTAGTGATCGCAACCTGCTAAGGACCCTGAAAATCCTCGCTCAGACAGCCAACAAAGCCATTGTTGTTATTACCCATAATACTGAAAATCTAGCAATTTTTGATAAGCTAATTTTTCTCTCTAAGGGTCTACCCAAATTTGTCGGTAGCTTTGAAGATCTGTTGAAGGAATTTCAAACGACCGATGAGTACGAAATCAGTAAGTACTTGGACTTGAGCCTGGCGGAAGTTTATCAAGAAGTGCAGACCTCAGGTCGAATCTACAGGATTTAG